In a single window of the Tellurirhabdus bombi genome:
- the cas1b gene encoding type I-B CRISPR-associated endonuclease Cas1b, which produces MKQPKYLFNAGRMSRKDNTLKFTPVDEDGKEGTPRYLPIEQVGDLYVFGSLDANSALYNFLGQEGIAVHFFNYYEHYTGSFMPREYLLAGKMQVDQTKHYLAPKKRIEIARRFVEGAANNILRVLKYYENRTRSTPDCVDSTLLDAILTVERLLASVPTATDVPMLMGIEGNIRQTYYDTFDAIVGATFCLDGRSKRPPRNELNALISFGNMLCYTACLSTIYHTQLNPTISFLHEPGARRYSLALDIAEVFKPILVDRLIFRMINKRQLQPSDFRVEIGSCVMKEAARKRFVQGFDEQLKETIKHRVLGRSVSYRHLIKLECYKLQKHLLGVEEYRPFKAWW; this is translated from the coding sequence ATGAAACAGCCCAAATACCTTTTCAATGCCGGTCGTATGAGCCGGAAAGACAATACGCTCAAATTTACGCCGGTCGATGAAGACGGTAAGGAAGGTACACCGCGTTACCTGCCCATCGAACAGGTGGGCGACTTATACGTGTTTGGAAGTCTGGACGCTAACTCGGCGCTGTATAATTTTCTGGGGCAGGAGGGGATTGCTGTCCATTTTTTCAACTATTACGAACATTATACCGGGTCATTTATGCCACGAGAATACCTGTTGGCGGGTAAAATGCAGGTTGATCAGACAAAGCATTACCTGGCCCCAAAAAAGCGGATTGAGATCGCCCGGCGATTTGTAGAAGGGGCGGCCAACAACATTCTGCGGGTTCTGAAATACTACGAAAACCGGACTCGTTCGACCCCTGATTGCGTGGATTCTACGCTGTTGGACGCTATTTTGACTGTGGAGCGGTTGTTGGCGAGTGTTCCAACAGCTACTGATGTACCGATGCTGATGGGTATTGAAGGCAATATCCGGCAAACCTATTACGATACGTTCGACGCCATTGTGGGCGCTACGTTTTGCCTCGATGGACGGAGCAAACGTCCTCCCCGTAATGAGCTGAATGCGCTGATATCTTTTGGTAATATGCTGTGTTACACAGCCTGTTTAAGCACGATTTACCATACACAGTTGAATCCGACCATCAGTTTTCTGCATGAGCCGGGGGCGCGTCGGTACTCGCTAGCGCTGGACATTGCCGAAGTGTTCAAGCCCATCCTGGTCGACCGGCTGATTTTTCGGATGATCAACAAACGGCAGTTGCAGCCATCGGACTTTCGGGTCGAAATTGGTAGCTGCGTCATGAAAGAGGCCGCCCGCAAGCGGTTTGTGCAGGGTTTCGACGAACAATTGAAAGAAACCATCAAGCACCGGGTGCTGGGCCGCAGCGTCAGCTACCGGCACCTGATCAAGCTCGAATGCTACAAGTTGCAGAAGCATTTGCTGGGCGTAGAAGAATACCGGCCTTTCAAGGCTTGGTGGTAG
- the cas4 gene encoding CRISPR-associated protein Cas4 yields MHTVTGSLIGMYHICKREMWLHANHIRMEHNSELVAEGKQLHEQAYPQRAERYREIILDGSKIDFYDPYDKVVHEIKKSDKLEHSHVAQVQFYLYLLRRNGVEGATGLIEYPKLRQTQTVRLEEEDVPMVETWVQDIERIVTSEQCPDRIAKSKCRSCSYFDFCYATEEP; encoded by the coding sequence ATGCACACCGTTACTGGCTCACTTATTGGCATGTATCATATCTGTAAACGAGAAATGTGGCTCCATGCTAATCATATACGGATGGAGCACAATTCAGAACTAGTCGCCGAGGGGAAGCAGTTGCACGAACAAGCTTATCCGCAACGCGCTGAGCGATACCGTGAAATCATTCTCGACGGTTCTAAGATCGATTTCTATGATCCGTATGATAAAGTCGTGCACGAGATTAAGAAGTCGGATAAGCTGGAGCATTCGCACGTCGCGCAGGTGCAGTTTTATCTGTATCTGCTTCGGCGGAACGGAGTGGAGGGAGCCACGGGGCTGATCGAATACCCAAAGCTTCGCCAGACGCAAACGGTACGGCTTGAGGAGGAAGACGTTCCGATGGTCGAAACATGGGTGCAGGATATCGAACGTATAGTGACCTCTGAACAGTGTCCGGATCGCATCGCCAAAAGTAAATGCCGGTCGTGCAGCTACTTTGATTTTTGTTACGCTACCGAAGAGCCATGA
- the cas2 gene encoding CRISPR-associated endonuclease Cas2, translating to MYVILVYDMGQKRVGKMLKLCRRYLNWIQNSVFEGEMTEVQLKELLHEAKRIMNEEEDSLILFKNRDQRWLEKQIVGQERQSTDNFL from the coding sequence ATGTACGTAATTTTGGTGTATGACATGGGGCAGAAGCGGGTTGGAAAGATGCTCAAGCTCTGTCGGCGGTATCTGAACTGGATTCAGAACTCGGTTTTTGAGGGAGAGATGACGGAGGTGCAGTTAAAGGAACTACTGCATGAAGCCAAACGTATCATGAACGAAGAGGAAGACAGCCTGATTCTTTTTAAAAATCGTGATCAGCGGTGGCTGGAAAAGCAGATTGTCGGGCAGGAGCGACAGTCGACGGATAATTTTTTATAA